The Kocuria sp. TGY1127_2 genome includes a window with the following:
- a CDS encoding DMT family transporter produces MPLVDRISPRHKGTTALLAVLVGSTGIQITAAVASTLFEKFNPVSVSGLRMTTAAVVLLLIARPRFWRFTRKDWLSVLAYGVVSSLMNVFFYLAVDRIPLGVAVTIEYLGAFTVAMMGVRKIKDGLFALGALAGVVLIAGPTFGNTDLLGYVFAFMAAASMTGYTLLSGKIGNGTEATSGIRGLSVSIAIGAILWSPATALAVPRMNLGDWGIAIFIGAVGLALAFSCDAFAATLTNPAVVGVFFSLDPVVSSLVGLVLLGELLAVPAYVGIALIVVSGAAVTWRANRSAAMITTHTEALQVLHTSQMPKAPRK; encoded by the coding sequence GTGCCGCTTGTTGACCGCATCTCACCCCGTCACAAAGGCACCACGGCGTTGCTCGCGGTGCTCGTGGGTTCAACCGGCATCCAGATCACAGCCGCTGTCGCTTCGACACTCTTCGAAAAATTCAACCCCGTTTCGGTCTCGGGTCTGCGCATGACGACGGCCGCGGTCGTTCTCCTGCTGATCGCGCGACCACGCTTCTGGCGGTTCACCCGGAAAGACTGGCTCTCGGTCCTGGCCTACGGGGTCGTCTCATCCTTGATGAATGTTTTCTTCTACCTCGCGGTCGATCGCATTCCGCTGGGCGTCGCCGTCACCATCGAATACCTGGGCGCATTTACCGTGGCCATGATGGGTGTCCGCAAGATCAAGGACGGCTTATTCGCGCTCGGAGCCCTCGCCGGTGTGGTTCTCATCGCAGGTCCGACTTTCGGCAACACCGATTTGCTGGGCTACGTCTTCGCCTTCATGGCCGCCGCGTCCATGACCGGATACACACTCCTGTCGGGAAAGATCGGCAACGGTACCGAGGCGACCTCCGGGATCCGCGGGCTGTCGGTGTCCATCGCTATCGGAGCGATCCTATGGTCGCCCGCCACCGCGCTCGCGGTGCCGAGAATGAATCTGGGGGATTGGGGCATCGCAATATTCATCGGTGCCGTGGGGCTTGCATTGGCTTTCTCGTGCGATGCCTTCGCAGCGACGCTCACCAATCCTGCCGTTGTGGGCGTATTCTTCTCCCTGGACCCGGTGGTTTCCTCGCTGGTCGGTCTTGTGCTGCTCGGTGAGCTACTGGCCGTTCCGGCCTACGTGGGTATCGCGCTGATCGTCGTTTCGGGCGCCGCCGTGACCTGGCGCGCCAACCGCTCCGCGGCGATGATCACGACGCATACCGAAGCCCTCCAGGTCCTGCATACCTCTCAAATGCCCAAGGCTCCCCGGAAATAA
- the gluQRS gene encoding tRNA glutamyl-Q(34) synthetase GluQRS, protein MFTPSDQHISAQGAGRYAPSPSGDLHLGNLRTALYAWLFARSTGRRFVLRVEDLDRVQEGSARRQLDDLASLGIDWDDEPLVQSKRTHAYDVAVSELRARGLVYECFCTRREIQEAASAPHGAPGAYPGTCRQLTDEQRAEKALFRPAALRLRAEASDWTVCDLFAGRYTDTVDDMVLVRNDGRAAYNLAVVVDDAHQGIDQVVRGDDLLSSTPRQSYLAHLLGLDEIVYAHVPLALNRDGKRLAKRDGAVTMARLRDAGLSSADIARMIAQSMPLRPVRGSTGPHLPETAQQMLEVFSPDAISHDPWTVLDPLMESSCAAC, encoded by the coding sequence ATGTTCACCCCATCCGACCAGCACATTTCCGCCCAAGGAGCGGGGCGTTACGCACCGTCGCCTTCCGGAGATTTGCATCTCGGCAATCTCCGGACCGCCCTTTACGCGTGGCTCTTTGCGCGGTCAACCGGTCGCCGCTTCGTCCTGCGCGTCGAAGACCTGGATCGCGTGCAAGAAGGCTCCGCGCGGCGCCAGTTGGACGATCTCGCGTCCCTCGGCATCGATTGGGATGATGAGCCGCTCGTGCAGTCGAAGCGCACCCATGCCTATGACGTGGCTGTAAGTGAACTTCGTGCCAGGGGTTTGGTCTACGAATGCTTCTGTACTCGTCGGGAGATCCAGGAAGCGGCCTCGGCGCCCCACGGGGCTCCGGGCGCCTACCCCGGAACCTGTAGGCAACTGACGGACGAGCAACGAGCCGAAAAAGCCCTGTTCCGGCCCGCAGCCTTGCGCCTCCGAGCCGAGGCCAGCGACTGGACGGTATGCGACCTCTTCGCCGGTCGGTACACGGACACCGTCGACGACATGGTGCTTGTTCGCAACGACGGGCGGGCGGCATACAATCTCGCGGTGGTGGTCGATGATGCGCATCAGGGAATCGACCAGGTCGTCAGAGGGGACGACCTTCTTTCATCGACGCCTCGGCAGTCCTATCTTGCTCATTTGCTGGGCCTCGACGAGATCGTATACGCACATGTTCCGCTCGCCCTCAACCGCGACGGCAAGCGACTGGCCAAACGCGACGGCGCCGTCACGATGGCCAGACTTCGGGATGCGGGTCTTTCCTCCGCCGATATCGCGCGGATGATCGCCCAGTCAATGCCGCTCCGACCCGTACGCGGCTCCACCGGTCCACACCTGCCGGAAACCGCGCAGCAGATGCTCGAGGTCTTCTCGCCGGATGCGATATCCCATGATCCCTGGACTGTCCTCGATCCCTTGATGGAGTCTTCCTGTGCCGCTTGTTGA
- a CDS encoding MBL fold metallo-hydrolase, translating into MGDRVGLTSFPAGMPRESLRIKYRVYMARTQEIADGIYVIMTDDYRLNTGLILGADKAMVIDTGAGPRQGAEIFRAARKITDLPFVVVNTHAHYDHFFGNAVFAADGATDFWAHPNAERAMERYADRQRGYVETLEPEMAHHQGPNTDIVPPTRLLPGDGGRASFTRVDLGDRAVTLFYLGLGHTDNDVLAGVDEILFTGDIVEQGADPAFDDSFPEVWVQTLATVAGLDRYHVFVPGHGTPVERTFVQRQSETMREAIDRIAASTSNPDAGPTTAAMYKLPYDAGVTRILLDRLAWLEEKGMMGEDLSVEDTPTGVTGPITTGEHAQ; encoded by the coding sequence GTGGGCGATCGCGTTGGGCTGACGAGTTTCCCCGCCGGGATGCCCCGCGAATCACTTCGGATCAAGTACCGTGTGTATATGGCTCGAACACAGGAAATTGCCGACGGGATCTATGTCATCATGACGGATGACTACCGTTTGAACACCGGATTGATCCTTGGCGCGGACAAGGCCATGGTCATCGATACTGGTGCCGGACCGCGGCAAGGCGCAGAAATCTTCCGTGCTGCCCGCAAAATCACGGACCTTCCCTTCGTGGTCGTCAACACGCACGCGCATTATGACCACTTCTTCGGAAATGCCGTTTTCGCGGCGGACGGAGCTACCGATTTCTGGGCCCATCCGAATGCGGAAAGGGCAATGGAACGTTACGCGGACCGTCAGCGCGGTTATGTAGAGACTCTCGAGCCGGAGATGGCTCATCACCAGGGTCCCAACACGGATATCGTCCCGCCGACGCGTTTACTCCCAGGGGATGGCGGTCGTGCTTCTTTCACGCGCGTCGATCTCGGAGACCGCGCCGTGACGCTGTTCTACCTGGGCTTGGGGCACACCGACAACGATGTCCTGGCGGGGGTGGACGAAATCCTCTTCACGGGCGACATCGTCGAACAGGGCGCGGACCCCGCATTCGACGATTCTTTCCCCGAGGTATGGGTCCAAACCCTGGCAACCGTTGCCGGACTGGACCGGTACCACGTATTCGTTCCCGGGCACGGCACCCCGGTCGAACGAACATTCGTGCAGCGCCAGTCGGAGACCATGCGTGAGGCGATCGATCGCATCGCGGCTTCGACCTCCAACCCGGATGCCGGCCCGACTACGGCGGCCATGTACAAGCTGCCGTACGATGCCGGGGTCACGCGTATCCTCCTGGACCGGCTGGCATGGCTGGAGGAAAAGGGAATGATGGGCGAGGACCTGTCCGTGGAGGACACACCCACCGGAGTTACCGGTCCCATCACCACGGGAGAGCACGCCCAGTAG
- a CDS encoding phosphatase PAP2 family protein: MSTEPTRELGNGPERDWPSTHRRPFQPPTFGIVVKHLVVIAVMIAGLCATIWTFLYSYSGQWIDQTALSEVSNNFRQYSKGSDDLLNALPVISGVLAVIGIVLVLVRRHRFLPALIGLLMAVGANATTQVLKSLILDKPDLGVQEATMNSLPSGHTTFAAAAGAALFLAAPKKWRPFLSLIMFLFGTLTGVATVINEWHRPADVVAALFVVGTWTGLGLLVLRFIPAEDHDTSSTRHTGMLIIPLMVISGLFLAFCAMATYMIATQQHFTGAALLGSLCLIFSVGLLTTALNVWLLRRKQPADERPYTKVWTY, from the coding sequence ATGAGTACCGAGCCAACGCGAGAATTGGGCAACGGCCCTGAACGCGATTGGCCGTCGACGCATCGGAGACCGTTTCAGCCGCCAACTTTCGGAATCGTCGTCAAACACCTGGTCGTGATCGCGGTCATGATCGCAGGTTTGTGCGCAACGATCTGGACTTTCCTCTACAGCTATTCGGGCCAGTGGATCGACCAAACCGCACTCTCGGAAGTCAGCAACAACTTCCGCCAGTACAGCAAAGGTTCCGACGATCTTCTCAATGCACTTCCAGTGATCTCCGGAGTGCTAGCGGTGATCGGCATCGTCCTGGTTCTCGTGCGCCGGCACAGATTCCTTCCGGCGTTGATCGGCCTCCTGATGGCGGTCGGCGCAAATGCCACGACGCAAGTTCTGAAATCTTTGATCCTGGACAAGCCCGATTTGGGGGTCCAGGAAGCGACCATGAATTCTCTGCCTTCGGGTCACACGACGTTCGCCGCCGCGGCCGGGGCCGCGCTTTTCCTTGCCGCACCCAAGAAGTGGCGGCCGTTCCTCTCGCTGATCATGTTCCTGTTCGGCACGCTCACCGGCGTTGCGACTGTCATCAATGAGTGGCACCGGCCAGCCGATGTGGTGGCCGCGCTCTTCGTGGTGGGCACGTGGACCGGACTCGGCCTGCTGGTTCTGCGATTCATCCCGGCCGAGGACCACGACACATCGAGTACACGCCACACGGGGATGCTCATCATCCCCCTGATGGTCATCTCCGGCCTCTTCCTGGCTTTTTGTGCGATGGCTACCTACATGATCGCCACCCAGCAGCACTTCACAGGAGCTGCCCTCTTGGGAAGCTTGTGTCTGATCTTTTCCGTGGGCTTGCTGACCACCGCGCTAAACGTTTGGCTCCTGCGCCGCAAGCAGCCCGCGGACGAACGTCCGTATACCAAGGTCTGGACCTACTAG
- a CDS encoding o-succinylbenzoate synthase, giving the protein MTERDWPSLEQLEDTATVVSVPLNVRFRGVDHREALLFQGPEGWGEFCPFLEYGPTEASRWLASAIESAWEPFPAARRDKVPVNATVPAIGPERVPEVLSRSRGQVREVKIKVAEQGQSLDDDVARVRAVQRAVPGAVLKMDANGGWNHESALDALRALAEFAPAYIEQPVPTIDGLARLRQAIAREGLGVRIAADESVRKESDPLRVAEEGAADLIVVKAAPLGGPRNALGIIRDAGLPAVVSSALETSVGMSAGLALAASIPELEHACGLGTASLLAGDLTNEPLIPEDGYLPVRRVAPDPARLEEFRAPGHRRDWWMGRLRDNYARLAEKTGHVRRQPNGEEE; this is encoded by the coding sequence ATGACCGAGCGAGACTGGCCCAGCCTTGAACAATTGGAAGACACCGCAACGGTAGTTTCCGTGCCGCTCAACGTGCGGTTCCGCGGCGTCGATCACCGGGAAGCTCTGCTTTTCCAAGGGCCGGAAGGCTGGGGCGAATTCTGTCCTTTTCTGGAGTACGGACCGACCGAGGCTTCCCGCTGGCTGGCATCCGCCATAGAGTCCGCATGGGAACCATTCCCCGCCGCGCGCCGGGACAAGGTACCTGTCAATGCAACCGTTCCCGCCATCGGGCCGGAACGCGTCCCCGAGGTACTCTCTCGGTCTCGCGGTCAAGTGCGTGAAGTCAAAATCAAAGTGGCCGAGCAAGGACAGTCACTTGACGACGATGTCGCCCGAGTGCGTGCGGTCCAACGAGCCGTTCCTGGGGCCGTTCTGAAGATGGATGCGAATGGCGGATGGAACCACGAATCCGCGTTGGATGCCCTCCGAGCGCTCGCTGAATTCGCTCCTGCATACATTGAACAACCCGTGCCCACGATCGACGGCCTCGCGAGATTGCGCCAGGCGATTGCTCGCGAAGGTCTTGGCGTGCGGATCGCGGCGGACGAATCCGTGCGCAAAGAATCGGACCCGTTAAGGGTCGCGGAAGAGGGGGCAGCGGATTTGATCGTGGTCAAGGCCGCGCCGCTGGGCGGTCCGCGCAATGCACTGGGCATCATCCGCGACGCCGGTCTTCCGGCTGTTGTCAGCTCGGCCCTGGAGACGTCGGTCGGAATGAGTGCGGGTCTTGCGCTCGCGGCTTCGATTCCTGAGCTGGAGCACGCTTGTGGTTTGGGAACGGCTTCCCTGCTCGCCGGTGACCTGACGAATGAGCCGTTGATTCCCGAGGACGGCTATCTGCCGGTCCGACGAGTAGCCCCCGACCCGGCACGACTCGAAGAATTCCGAGCCCCCGGACACCGACGCGACTGGTGGATGGGCCGGCTCCGAGACAATTACGCCCGGTTGGCCGAGAAGACCGGACACGTCCGGAGGCAACCCAATGGCGAGGAGGAATGA
- a CDS encoding GNAT family N-acetyltransferase — translation MREDYRLIGDAPDLEDYVRLRAEAGLSPKTPEQAAPALTGSWAWAHVRHVESEEVVAMGRVLGDGGWYFHIADMATLPNHQGRGIGREVISSLIRRIRQHAPADPYITLMADKPGRALYYSMGFRDAMPQSMGMVIPRD, via the coding sequence ATGCGAGAGGACTACCGTCTGATCGGGGATGCGCCTGACCTCGAGGACTACGTGCGTTTGAGAGCGGAAGCGGGACTGTCTCCGAAGACCCCGGAACAGGCTGCTCCGGCACTGACCGGTTCGTGGGCCTGGGCGCACGTGAGGCACGTGGAATCGGAGGAGGTTGTGGCCATGGGCAGGGTCCTGGGCGACGGCGGATGGTACTTCCACATCGCCGATATGGCGACGCTGCCCAACCACCAGGGCAGGGGCATCGGTCGGGAAGTGATCTCTTCTTTGATCCGAAGAATTCGACAGCACGCCCCGGCTGACCCGTACATCACCTTGATGGCGGACAAACCAGGGCGCGCGCTGTATTACAGCATGGGGTTCAGAGACGCGATGCCCCAATCGATGGGGATGGTCATTCCACGGGACTGA
- a CDS encoding pyridoxal-phosphate dependent enzyme, with product MIDEASPNNADIPRAISRHAGQSLGAPDLIELAPQLFALRFEVMKARSARAALGRLMQDGTIRAGSTVIDSSSGIYAYALALACHELGVHCYIVGSTTIDETLRIQLDLLGAELEQMPPSESLRADQHRRVSRVQELVSAHPEWHWMRQYHDAVHYLGYEPVASASGRLLLERGYRSVDLVAPVGSGVSSGSLALGLASSGLDVRLVGVQPFGSVTFGSEGVEDPDMLIAGIGSSIEFENVRHDMYHSIHWISYEVGRSGTISLCREHALFAGLSSGAAYAVARYLTQHEDPQERCVLMTCPDTGHRYLKGVYDNAAKVREVSTYEPHRLVSPGERPRLPWSSVLWGGKVSPVE from the coding sequence GTGATCGACGAGGCGTCACCGAACAATGCCGACATTCCCCGAGCGATATCGAGGCACGCGGGTCAGTCGTTGGGTGCCCCCGACCTGATCGAGCTGGCGCCCCAGTTGTTCGCTCTGCGATTCGAGGTGATGAAGGCACGCTCGGCCCGTGCGGCTCTGGGTCGTCTCATGCAAGACGGCACGATCCGGGCCGGTTCGACGGTCATCGACTCGTCGAGCGGCATCTACGCGTACGCCTTGGCTCTCGCATGTCACGAGCTCGGAGTGCACTGTTACATCGTCGGTTCGACCACGATCGACGAAACTCTGCGCATACAGCTTGACCTCCTGGGGGCCGAACTCGAGCAGATGCCTCCTTCCGAATCATTGCGGGCCGACCAACACCGCCGTGTATCGCGAGTCCAGGAGCTGGTCAGCGCTCATCCTGAGTGGCACTGGATGCGCCAGTACCACGACGCGGTTCATTACCTCGGGTATGAACCTGTCGCTTCTGCTTCGGGCCGCCTCCTGCTCGAGAGAGGTTATCGGTCCGTTGATCTCGTCGCTCCCGTGGGTTCGGGGGTTTCCAGCGGTTCGCTCGCCCTCGGTCTGGCATCGTCGGGGCTCGATGTGCGACTCGTCGGTGTTCAGCCCTTCGGCTCGGTCACTTTCGGCTCGGAAGGAGTCGAAGATCCGGACATGCTCATCGCCGGGATCGGCAGTTCAATCGAATTCGAAAACGTCCGACATGATATGTATCACTCGATCCATTGGATCTCGTACGAGGTGGGACGGTCGGGCACCATATCTCTCTGCCGGGAGCATGCGCTCTTCGCGGGACTCAGCTCGGGAGCGGCTTACGCAGTGGCGCGCTACCTCACGCAGCATGAGGATCCTCAGGAGCGTTGCGTTCTGATGACGTGCCCGGATACGGGACATCGCTATCTCAAGGGAGTCTACGACAACGCCGCGAAAGTTCGGGAGGTCTCCACCTACGAACCTCACCGCCTGGTCTCGCCCGGAGAACGACCGAGGCTTCCGTGGTCGTCGGTTCTTTGGGGAGGCAAAGTCAGTCCCGTGGAATGA
- a CDS encoding MFS transporter: MHHEHPTDSDATLTDRAIVARIWPLLGACALGLVPFTVYSNFLVEITRDSGHHATLMGSLRGVGGVAALLVGLTCAPLLDRISRRMATIVSLVLLASACLVGIIGSPWAWVIFCLFVGAGTSILNPAASAMAADRFRDEATSGRAATQVSSVMTLTAVLSAPLLAVPAAWWGWRGDLVATSLLCLALAWSLKSGIGSTLEDRSPRQEGLHTGYVQSLKIAVGLPCIPALLTASMLRTAAFMGQLAYLAVLYNERFQVGPGLFSLVWTLSGLAFFLGNWFGGVALRKISNSVMTAWIGAIAAALGTAAIMWLFGTHHVASALGATTLLGASHAVLAATVTTLLVRQSGSHRGTVLGLNGAGQSLGVCIGASIAGLGLALSGWNGAGIALGAVTACAAVAAARAAWHLRAVREGANP; encoded by the coding sequence ATGCACCACGAGCACCCGACCGATTCCGATGCAACACTGACTGACCGAGCGATCGTGGCCAGGATCTGGCCGCTTCTGGGCGCGTGCGCCCTCGGACTAGTCCCTTTCACCGTTTATTCCAATTTTCTCGTCGAGATCACCCGGGACAGCGGTCACCACGCGACCCTGATGGGGAGTCTGCGCGGTGTAGGGGGCGTCGCCGCACTCCTCGTCGGGCTGACGTGCGCGCCTCTTCTGGACCGTATCTCCCGGCGCATGGCCACGATCGTCTCATTGGTCCTATTGGCGTCGGCCTGTTTGGTCGGGATCATCGGCTCGCCCTGGGCTTGGGTAATCTTCTGCCTGTTCGTCGGAGCGGGCACCTCGATCCTCAATCCGGCAGCCTCCGCAATGGCCGCCGACCGGTTCCGCGACGAGGCGACATCTGGACGGGCCGCAACGCAGGTCTCGTCCGTCATGACCTTGACTGCGGTGTTGTCGGCACCCCTTCTGGCAGTCCCGGCCGCGTGGTGGGGCTGGCGAGGAGACCTCGTCGCCACGTCGTTGCTCTGCCTCGCACTGGCGTGGTCCCTGAAGTCGGGGATCGGTTCCACGTTGGAAGACCGGTCCCCGAGACAGGAGGGCCTGCACACCGGTTACGTGCAATCGCTCAAGATAGCCGTCGGGCTGCCTTGCATTCCGGCGTTGCTGACAGCTTCGATGTTGCGGACGGCGGCCTTCATGGGGCAGCTCGCCTACCTGGCCGTCCTGTACAACGAGCGCTTCCAGGTTGGCCCAGGGCTCTTTTCCTTGGTCTGGACGCTCTCCGGGTTGGCATTCTTCCTCGGTAACTGGTTCGGCGGTGTCGCGCTGCGCAAAATCTCCAATTCGGTCATGACCGCGTGGATCGGCGCGATCGCTGCGGCACTCGGAACCGCGGCAATCATGTGGCTGTTCGGGACCCATCACGTGGCTTCGGCCCTGGGCGCCACAACGCTCTTGGGGGCGTCCCATGCGGTTCTGGCCGCCACGGTGACAACCCTGCTTGTACGCCAATCAGGAAGTCACCGTGGGACGGTCCTCGGGCTCAATGGTGCGGGCCAAAGCCTCGGAGTATGCATCGGAGCCTCGATTGCAGGGCTGGGCCTGGCCCTCTCCGGTTGGAACGGCGCGGGGATTGCCTTGGGGGCGGTGACGGCGTGTGCAGCCGTTGCGGCGGCCAGGGCCGCGTGGCATCTTCGCGCAGTCCGCGAAGGAGCGAATCCATGA
- a CDS encoding Rossmann-like domain-containing protein — translation MSLVSPNEILSTEDVIRKAAAQEDHAAAPAVARSVFYVQHGTRLAAGEQLYRNQYVLVRVDGAFGACAFEAGELGPEISELSGSPVRELLEHGSAPIRLAALDAWLAARNPHRDDARARLVRLPTGTPDERAAARDHAVASLLDITAGDRVALIGVVNPLIAAIRQRGGEPLPCDYGMRTTQWGDPVSRDMEEVLDRADAVIATGMTLGNGSFDRIRNRCVERRIPLAVYAQSGSAVAREFLGCGVSALSAEHFPFSQFSAEETPLYVYKAL, via the coding sequence ATGAGCCTCGTCAGTCCAAACGAAATTCTCTCGACCGAGGACGTCATTCGAAAGGCAGCCGCTCAGGAAGACCACGCCGCGGCTCCTGCCGTCGCCCGAAGCGTTTTCTATGTGCAGCACGGCACGCGTCTGGCCGCCGGAGAACAGCTCTATCGAAATCAATACGTACTCGTCCGGGTCGACGGCGCGTTCGGGGCCTGTGCTTTCGAGGCCGGGGAACTCGGCCCGGAAATTTCCGAGCTGTCCGGCAGCCCGGTGCGAGAACTGCTCGAACACGGCTCGGCCCCGATTCGATTGGCGGCACTCGACGCGTGGCTTGCCGCCCGAAACCCGCATCGCGACGATGCGAGGGCGCGGCTCGTCCGGCTTCCCACGGGCACTCCCGACGAACGGGCCGCCGCACGCGACCACGCGGTGGCAAGTCTGCTCGACATAACCGCGGGCGATCGGGTCGCGCTGATCGGCGTGGTCAACCCCTTGATCGCCGCGATCAGGCAGCGCGGCGGAGAGCCACTGCCCTGCGATTACGGAATGCGAACCACGCAGTGGGGAGATCCTGTGAGCCGTGACATGGAAGAGGTTCTGGACCGGGCAGATGCGGTCATCGCCACGGGAATGACCTTGGGAAACGGGAGCTTCGATCGCATTCGAAACAGGTGCGTGGAGCGTCGGATCCCGCTCGCGGTCTACGCCCAATCGGGATCCGCAGTGGCCAGAGAGTTCTTGGGATGCGGGGTTTCGGCCCTGAGTGCCGAGCACTTCCCCTTCTCGCAGTTCAGCGCCGAGGAAACCCCTCTCTACGTGTACAAGGCGCTATGA
- a CDS encoding ABC transporter substrate-binding protein — MNRTPTPSKRRPTRWRHSGTLCSAGLVGILLLSGCGASVREDSSDASERTISNCGQSATYPTPQKPVAYDVSAIEKMFSLGLADRMRGIVMPKTISSVVDKSPYRDDYSKVETISDTVLGQETLVSAKADWVFAGWQAGFSEERGVTPDSLAKVGIQSYMQNETCFNYKGDRSNPEPLEATNQDLKDLGKIFGVEDRAEKLVSDLNQRKDKLKDAPRPENPSRVFIYDSGTTEPYTAGRRTAANSIVDLAGAHSVTSDLDARWDTVGWESIVTANPQAIVVVDYNKQPVEEKIKYLKEQSPVRDSPAVKHDNIYVMDYGEAVASPRNIEAAEKLSEYLNGRGLR, encoded by the coding sequence ATGAATCGCACCCCGACGCCGTCCAAACGCAGGCCCACCCGCTGGCGACACTCCGGAACGCTGTGTTCGGCCGGACTCGTGGGCATCTTGCTTCTCTCCGGTTGCGGAGCCTCAGTCCGGGAGGATTCATCCGATGCCTCAGAGAGGACCATATCCAACTGCGGTCAGTCGGCTACCTACCCCACGCCGCAGAAACCGGTCGCCTACGATGTATCCGCGATCGAGAAAATGTTCTCGCTGGGACTTGCCGATAGGATGCGCGGAATCGTCATGCCAAAGACGATCAGCAGCGTCGTCGACAAGTCCCCCTACCGTGATGACTATTCCAAAGTCGAAACCATCTCGGACACGGTTCTGGGACAGGAAACGTTGGTCAGCGCCAAGGCCGATTGGGTGTTCGCAGGTTGGCAGGCCGGATTCAGCGAGGAGCGCGGGGTAACGCCCGACTCTTTGGCGAAAGTGGGCATCCAGTCGTACATGCAGAACGAGACGTGCTTCAACTACAAAGGCGACCGGTCCAACCCAGAACCGTTGGAAGCCACCAACCAGGACCTCAAGGATCTCGGAAAGATTTTCGGGGTCGAGGACCGCGCCGAGAAGTTGGTCTCGGACCTGAACCAGCGCAAGGACAAACTCAAGGATGCACCCCGTCCGGAAAATCCGAGTCGGGTCTTCATCTACGATTCCGGGACCACCGAGCCATACACCGCGGGGCGTCGGACTGCCGCCAATTCGATCGTGGACCTGGCCGGTGCCCACTCCGTCACTTCTGATCTGGATGCCCGCTGGGACACCGTGGGCTGGGAATCGATTGTTACCGCGAACCCGCAGGCGATTGTCGTCGTTGACTACAACAAACAACCGGTCGAGGAGAAGATCAAGTACCTCAAGGAACAGTCTCCGGTCAGGGACTCTCCTGCCGTCAAGCACGACAACATTTATGTGATGGATTACGGCGAGGCCGTGGCCAGTCCTCGAAATATCGAGGCGGCCGAGAAATTGTCCGAGTACCTGAACGGAAGGGGTCTGCGATGA
- a CDS encoding ABC transporter ATP-binding protein, with translation MNARIGLSLQDVTIAVAGIEVVHEVSLGIGPGSVVGLVGPNGCGKSTLLKALYRALQPCHGAILVNGTDLAGLPFKKSASLIAALPQEERGELDFTVAEVVSLGSLANPTATREGGNQAVESAMARTGVAEFAHRSFLDLSGGERQRTLLARALAQETPYLLLDEPTNHLDLRHQVDLVRDLRSHAHSTESADAPDDDASSPSDETRRPSVVMALHDLNLAASSCDRIIVMDRGRIVADGPPAETLDPDLVEKVYKVRPMVTARPDTGAPYFLFPM, from the coding sequence ATGAATGCTCGGATCGGTCTCAGCCTTCAGGACGTGACGATCGCAGTCGCGGGCATCGAGGTGGTGCACGAGGTTTCGCTCGGTATCGGCCCGGGTTCGGTCGTCGGTCTGGTTGGTCCCAATGGTTGCGGGAAATCGACTCTGCTCAAAGCGCTTTACCGCGCCCTGCAACCCTGCCACGGTGCGATTCTTGTCAACGGCACTGATCTGGCGGGACTGCCCTTCAAGAAGTCCGCCTCGCTCATCGCAGCCCTCCCGCAGGAAGAGCGCGGAGAACTCGACTTCACGGTCGCCGAGGTCGTTTCCCTGGGTTCCCTCGCCAACCCGACGGCAACTCGTGAAGGAGGCAATCAGGCGGTCGAGAGCGCGATGGCCCGCACTGGTGTTGCGGAATTCGCCCACAGAAGTTTCCTGGATCTTTCTGGCGGCGAGCGCCAGAGGACCCTGCTCGCCCGCGCCCTGGCCCAGGAGACCCCGTATTTGCTTCTCGACGAACCGACCAATCACCTGGATCTGAGACACCAGGTCGATCTGGTCCGGGATTTGAGGAGCCACGCTCATTCCACGGAAAGCGCCGACGCCCCTGATGATGATGCGTCCTCGCCGTCCGACGAGACGAGGAGACCCAGCGTCGTCATGGCCCTTCACGATCTCAATCTCGCCGCCAGCTCATGCGATCGAATCATCGTGATGGACCGTGGCCGCATTGTCGCCGACGGTCCGCCCGCCGAAACGTTGGATCCGGACCTCGTCGAGAAGGTCTACAAGGTTCGTCCCATGGTGACGGCCCGTCCGGATACCGGGGCACCCTATTTTCTGTTTCCAATGTAA